Proteins from a single region of Fundidesulfovibrio putealis DSM 16056:
- a CDS encoding SagB family peptide dehydrogenase codes for MVMTARGYHEAVAHRRGRLSGLGIDWTNQPVPFKTYGGLSCVSLSRQAALPDVSLWDVLGAVGVGAMPGIDALSAVLFHAAGLTRTGVHKGGEFFYRACPSAGALYPCEVYMAWPGGLGLETGVYHFDVARHGLTLLRTGFPSPAGLGLPGRSALVGEAVLFVSAIFYRSAWKYRARAYRYLNLDAGHLCEGLALGLGAFGVAYRVELDFDDAAVSDLLGLDPEREGCLCAVRFRASQDSPLPLAAPGPLPKDAWQASRCAASDPTPLEVRAVHGACSHVPEHETAMPALAQSRLGSGLVWQDLSHLHGPSPRMSLFEAMSARRSRRAFVPVTLPRGTMSRVLSCLARPLYPGGAHPAEYACAVGVVAAQEAQAQPGFSLLDRVSVRTGLRRDGDMRSVMASVCLDQLWMREAAMQVVFCADLPEVEAHLGARGYRAALQGAGRLGHRLYLAAESLGLGACGVGAFFDGEAVETLGLPEGTGMLYAVAAGASRGSGSHVHG; via the coding sequence ATGGTGATGACCGCGCGCGGCTATCACGAAGCCGTGGCCCACCGCCGGGGGAGGCTTTCCGGCCTGGGCATTGACTGGACCAACCAGCCCGTCCCGTTCAAGACCTACGGTGGCTTGTCTTGCGTATCCCTGTCCAGGCAGGCGGCCCTGCCGGATGTGTCCCTGTGGGACGTCCTCGGTGCTGTCGGCGTCGGGGCCATGCCCGGCATCGACGCCTTGTCCGCCGTGCTGTTCCACGCTGCGGGGCTGACCAGGACCGGCGTCCACAAGGGGGGAGAATTCTTCTACAGGGCCTGCCCCTCCGCAGGCGCCCTCTATCCCTGCGAGGTTTACATGGCCTGGCCCGGAGGCCTCGGCCTGGAGACCGGCGTCTACCACTTCGACGTGGCCCGCCACGGCCTGACGCTTTTGCGCACGGGCTTTCCGTCCCCCGCCGGACTGGGGCTGCCGGGGCGCTCGGCGCTTGTCGGGGAGGCGGTGCTGTTCGTCAGCGCCATATTCTACCGCAGCGCCTGGAAGTACCGGGCCAGGGCCTACCGGTACCTGAACCTGGACGCAGGGCACCTCTGCGAAGGGTTGGCCCTGGGGCTTGGAGCGTTCGGCGTGGCGTACCGGGTCGAGTTGGATTTTGACGACGCGGCGGTGTCGGACCTTTTGGGGCTGGACCCCGAGCGCGAGGGGTGCCTGTGCGCGGTGCGCTTCAGGGCGTCGCAGGATTCCCCCCTGCCGCTTGCTGCTCCGGGGCCGCTGCCCAAAGACGCCTGGCAGGCCAGCCGGTGCGCCGCCTCGGACCCCACGCCCCTGGAGGTCAGGGCAGTCCACGGGGCATGCTCCCATGTTCCGGAGCACGAGACGGCCATGCCCGCCCTCGCCCAGTCCCGGCTGGGGAGCGGCCTTGTCTGGCAGGACCTGTCGCACCTGCACGGGCCATCCCCGCGCATGAGCCTCTTCGAGGCCATGTCCGCCAGGCGTTCCAGGCGGGCCTTCGTGCCTGTCACGCTGCCCAGGGGGACCATGTCCAGGGTGCTCTCCTGTCTGGCCAGGCCGCTGTATCCAGGCGGAGCGCACCCGGCGGAATACGCCTGCGCGGTGGGAGTGGTGGCCGCCCAGGAGGCTCAGGCCCAGCCCGGATTCTCTCTGCTGGACCGTGTGAGCGTGCGCACCGGGCTTCGCCGGGATGGCGACATGCGCTCGGTGATGGCGAGCGTCTGCCTGGACCAGCTCTGGATGCGCGAAGCAGCCATGCAGGTGGTGTTCTGCGCGGATCTCCCGGAAGTGGAGGCCCATCTGGGCGCAAGAGGCTACCGGGCCGCGCTGCAAGGGGCCGGGCGCCTGGGGCACAGGCTGTACTTGGCGGCGGAGAGCCTGGGGCTGGGCGCATGCGGCGTGGGCGCGTTTTTCGACGGTGAAGCCGTCGAAACCCTGGGGCTGCCGGAAGGCACGGGCATGCTCTACGCCGTGGCTGCGGGCGCGTCTCGCGGCTCCGGGAGCCACGTGCACGGCTGA
- a CDS encoding AI-2E family transporter, protein MAKQEQIYSFFLLGILAISLYFAFNVLNPFVHNMFIAIILASLFHPVQTWLKNRFKGRRTLAALCSTLLITLVIILPMFLFTAAITGQAVKSITSLQAWLKGAHLETWLKSETFTPWVQWINETMPWLEFDLNKIDLQGSLLDLSKQTGQIMIDTGTKLLGNFIGVLLNFMIMLFVLFFLLRDGEAMLVQLKHLSPLHDAQEDRILRKLRDVARSVVVGSFLVAICQGIVGGIGLAIVGIPALFWGAMMGFASLVPVVGTLVIWGPAAIYLLIIGDWKGAAILAAWGGILVSSIDSVLRPMLMQGQAQMSTFWVFLSIIGGIKYFGPLGILYGPMILALAMVMLTIYADEYSDLLAAKNLPPCEPEHHEKHPKKK, encoded by the coding sequence ATGGCCAAGCAGGAACAGATCTATTCCTTTTTTCTTCTGGGGATACTGGCGATTTCGCTCTATTTCGCCTTCAACGTGCTCAATCCGTTCGTGCATAACATGTTCATCGCCATCATCCTGGCGTCGCTTTTCCACCCGGTGCAGACCTGGCTCAAGAACCGCTTCAAGGGCCGCAGGACTCTGGCGGCGCTGTGCTCCACGCTGCTCATCACCCTGGTGATCATCCTGCCCATGTTCCTGTTCACGGCGGCGATCACCGGGCAGGCCGTGAAGTCCATCACCTCATTGCAGGCATGGCTCAAGGGCGCGCATCTTGAAACCTGGCTGAAAAGCGAGACCTTCACCCCTTGGGTCCAGTGGATCAACGAGACCATGCCCTGGCTTGAATTCGACCTCAACAAGATCGACCTGCAAGGCAGCCTCCTCGACCTCTCCAAGCAGACCGGCCAGATCATGATCGACACCGGAACCAAGCTCCTGGGGAACTTCATCGGGGTGTTGCTGAACTTCATGATCATGCTCTTCGTGCTGTTCTTCCTGCTGCGCGACGGCGAGGCCATGCTGGTGCAGCTGAAGCACCTCTCCCCGCTGCACGACGCCCAGGAGGACCGCATCCTGCGCAAGCTGCGCGACGTGGCCCGCTCCGTGGTGGTGGGCAGCTTCCTGGTGGCCATCTGCCAGGGCATCGTGGGCGGCATAGGCCTTGCCATCGTGGGAATCCCGGCCCTGTTCTGGGGGGCCATGATGGGGTTCGCCTCGCTGGTTCCGGTAGTTGGCACCCTGGTCATCTGGGGTCCCGCCGCCATCTACCTGCTCATCATCGGCGACTGGAAAGGCGCTGCGATCCTGGCCGCCTGGGGCGGAATCCTGGTCTCCAGCATCGACTCGGTGCTTCGGCCCATGCTCATGCAGGGTCAGGCGCAGATGTCCACGTTCTGGGTGTTCTTGTCCATCATCGGCGGCATCAAGTATTTCGGCCCGCTGGGCATCCTCTACGGCCCCATGATCCTGGCCCTGGCCATGGTGATGCTCACTATCTACGCCGACGAATACAGCGACCTGCTGGCAGCAAAGAACCTGCCGCCCTGCGAGCCGGAACACCACGAGAAGCACCCCAAGAAGAAGTAA
- a CDS encoding HAMP domain-containing sensor histidine kinase: MRFPTRPRILRIGILFKLILVFASILVIIYFTTANIFDYQQGIVNISREVVKVRFEVLSISQGMVDSLLSMEENQKKYDVLRQDNYKEYFVSALKEYRRNLGSIQWFSYPGSEVWGKLQEEFQSEFPGLSDASDLTRQPLPWVPQEKLNAWLGAILKAKQDNERFIESSMRELYVWSERSVRAGMIGLGVSMAVALLGSAYLTYSLFRPLRELRRGIRAFTLDGKLESVRVISRDELGELAQAFNEMTARLKEEEMMRTDFIDMLSHEIRTPLTSIRESVNLMREQVLGEVSDRQKRFLDIASSELERISKLLSRLMQVSSMSSRFITLSFKPVDPVHLLYETVDKATPAAEAKKISINAHTLPDVPSVMADTEHLRQALLNLIGNAVKFSPPGTSVEASLQLADGGNQLLFSVVDSGPGIPEGEQALVFNKYYRGEQLKKSADGIGLGLSIAKNIVEAHGGKIWLSSRAGRGSTFFFTIPIARETE, from the coding sequence ATGCGCTTCCCAACCAGACCCCGTATTTTGCGGATCGGCATACTCTTCAAGCTGATCCTCGTGTTCGCATCCATCCTGGTGATCATCTACTTCACCACGGCCAACATCTTCGACTATCAGCAAGGCATCGTGAACATCTCCCGCGAGGTGGTGAAGGTGCGTTTCGAGGTTCTCTCCATCTCGCAGGGCATGGTGGACAGCCTGCTCTCTATGGAGGAAAACCAGAAGAAGTACGATGTGTTGCGCCAGGACAACTACAAGGAATACTTCGTCTCCGCCCTCAAGGAATACCGGCGAAACCTGGGCTCCATCCAGTGGTTCAGCTATCCCGGCTCCGAGGTGTGGGGCAAGCTCCAGGAAGAGTTCCAGAGTGAATTCCCCGGCCTGAGCGACGCCAGTGACCTCACCCGCCAGCCCCTGCCCTGGGTCCCCCAGGAGAAGCTGAACGCCTGGCTGGGGGCCATCCTCAAGGCCAAGCAGGACAACGAACGCTTCATCGAGTCCAGCATGCGCGAGCTCTACGTCTGGAGCGAACGCTCCGTGCGCGCGGGCATGATCGGCCTGGGCGTGTCCATGGCCGTGGCGCTTCTGGGCAGCGCCTACCTGACCTATTCGCTTTTCCGCCCCCTGCGCGAGCTGCGCCGGGGCATCCGGGCCTTCACCCTGGACGGCAAGCTCGAATCCGTGCGGGTGATCTCGCGCGATGAACTGGGCGAGCTGGCCCAGGCCTTCAACGAGATGACGGCGCGCCTCAAGGAAGAGGAGATGATGCGCACGGACTTCATCGACATGCTGAGCCACGAGATACGAACGCCGCTCACCTCCATCCGCGAGTCGGTGAACCTCATGCGCGAGCAGGTGCTGGGCGAGGTGAGCGACCGCCAGAAGCGCTTCCTGGACATCGCCTCCTCGGAGCTGGAGCGCATCTCCAAGCTGTTGTCGCGCCTGATGCAGGTCTCCAGCATGTCCTCGCGGTTCATTACGCTGAGCTTCAAGCCCGTGGACCCCGTGCACCTGCTCTACGAGACCGTGGACAAGGCCACGCCCGCAGCCGAGGCCAAGAAAATTTCCATCAACGCCCACACCCTTCCCGACGTGCCCTCCGTGATGGCCGACACCGAACACCTTCGCCAGGCGCTCTTGAACCTGATCGGCAACGCCGTGAAGTTCTCGCCTCCCGGCACCTCTGTGGAGGCGTCGCTCCAACTGGCGGACGGCGGCAACCAGCTGCTGTTTTCCGTGGTGGACTCCGGCCCCGGCATCCCCGAGGGCGAGCAGGCCCTGGTCTTCAACAAGTACTACCGGGGCGAGCAGCTCAAGAAGAGCGCAGACGGAATCGGTCTTGGCCTGTCCATCGCCAAGAACATCGTGGAGGCCCACGGCGGCAAGATCTGGCTCTCCAGCCGGGCCGGACGGGGCAGCACTTTCTTCTTTACAATACCCATCGCCAGGGAGACTGAGTGA
- a CDS encoding ATP-dependent sacrificial sulfur transferase LarE, translating into MPATLKHSKWPALLDALRGMGAVTVAVSGGVDSLLLATLAHRSLPGRTLMAHAVSPAVPPECTARVRTEAQAQGWRLTLVDSGEFSDERYLQNPYDRCYFCKQHLYSCLGVLSRELSDWFRTTPVIVSGTNSDDMGEHRPGLDAAREHGVRHPFVETGISKGDIRAMAGELGLWFAQIPASPCLASRVYTGTRVTPEILAAVSFAETFLRDRLNVQVVRCRIQNRDMLVEMQEKQRALADAQTLAELDRQLKAQFPAVGGVTLDPEGYRSGRAFTRQTP; encoded by the coding sequence ATGCCAGCCACCCTGAAGCACTCCAAATGGCCCGCCCTTCTGGACGCGCTGCGCGGCATGGGCGCCGTGACCGTCGCCGTGTCCGGCGGCGTGGACAGCCTCCTCCTGGCCACCCTGGCCCACCGCAGCCTGCCCGGAAGGACGCTCATGGCCCACGCCGTGAGCCCTGCCGTGCCGCCTGAATGCACCGCGCGGGTGCGCACCGAAGCCCAGGCCCAGGGCTGGCGGCTTACCCTGGTGGATTCCGGGGAATTCTCCGACGAGCGCTACCTGCAAAACCCCTACGATCGCTGCTACTTCTGCAAGCAGCACCTCTACAGTTGCCTCGGGGTTCTCTCGCGGGAGCTCTCGGACTGGTTCAGGACCACGCCCGTAATCGTCAGCGGGACCAACTCCGACGATATGGGCGAGCACCGGCCCGGCCTGGACGCAGCCAGAGAGCACGGGGTGCGTCATCCCTTCGTGGAGACCGGCATATCCAAGGGAGACATCCGGGCCATGGCGGGAGAGCTGGGCCTGTGGTTCGCGCAGATTCCGGCCTCGCCGTGCCTGGCCAGCAGGGTCTACACCGGAACGCGTGTGACTCCGGAAATCCTGGCCGCAGTGAGTTTCGCCGAGACGTTCCTGCGGGACCGCCTGAACGTCCAGGTGGTGCGCTGCCGCATCCAGAACCGGGACATGCTTGTGGAAATGCAGGAGAAACAACGCGCCCTGGCCGACGCCCAGACCCTGGCCGAGCTTGACCGCCAGCTCAAGGCACAGTTTCCGGCGGTGGGCGGGGTGACGCTGGACCCGGAAGGCTACCGCTCCGGAAGGGCCTTCACCCGGCAAACCCCGTAG
- a CDS encoding rhomboid family intramembrane serine protease — protein sequence MPDPDDISPPLPQNPQSPGSGPGQPLGIPRQNWLDVAPELLAEAGVPELDTEMARHWSLVLLSQRVPHRVRQGWPGLRLLVPQSRREEALDQLRAYLRENPPQAVSLPDWRGQPQAWSALPGVLWSLALVTVFLTMTGAEHALGAFLVDWQELGGGNVGLMARGQWWRAVTALTLHADIAHLVGNVCLGGTFLLLLAVEVGLGAAWFLALAGGIGANLAKLPFSGDGYRFIGSSTAVFAALGALAGVRLMRLGRSWGSASWKRALPFAAGLMILAFLGVGSEEEARKIDLAGHFMGFGAGFALGMAYAGAEMMLQRSGRPLSPWLGGTAAVMVMFAWAAALLA from the coding sequence ATGCCCGATCCCGACGACATCAGCCCCCCCCTGCCGCAGAACCCGCAGTCCCCTGGAAGCGGGCCGGGCCAGCCGCTGGGAATCCCCCGCCAGAACTGGCTGGACGTTGCCCCCGAACTGCTGGCCGAGGCGGGCGTTCCCGAACTGGACACGGAGATGGCCCGGCACTGGTCGCTGGTGCTTCTCTCGCAGCGCGTGCCGCACCGGGTCCGCCAGGGCTGGCCCGGGCTTCGCCTGCTGGTGCCGCAGTCGCGCCGGGAGGAGGCTCTGGACCAGCTGCGCGCCTATCTGCGCGAAAATCCCCCCCAGGCCGTCAGCCTGCCGGACTGGCGCGGCCAGCCCCAGGCCTGGAGCGCCCTGCCGGGGGTGCTCTGGAGCCTCGCCCTGGTCACGGTGTTTCTGACCATGACCGGCGCGGAACATGCGCTGGGAGCCTTCCTGGTGGACTGGCAGGAACTGGGGGGCGGCAACGTCGGCCTCATGGCCCGGGGGCAGTGGTGGCGGGCGGTCACCGCCCTGACTCTGCACGCGGACATCGCCCATCTGGTGGGCAACGTGTGCCTGGGCGGAACGTTTCTGCTGCTCCTTGCGGTGGAGGTGGGGCTGGGGGCTGCCTGGTTCCTGGCGCTGGCCGGAGGCATAGGGGCCAATCTGGCCAAGCTGCCTTTCTCGGGGGACGGCTACCGGTTTATCGGGTCATCCACAGCGGTGTTCGCGGCGCTGGGCGCGCTGGCCGGGGTGCGGCTCATGCGCCTTGGGCGGTCCTGGGGAAGCGCCAGCTGGAAGCGTGCCCTGCCTTTCGCTGCCGGGCTCATGATCCTGGCGTTTCTGGGGGTCGGTTCCGAAGAGGAGGCCCGCAAGATCGATCTCGCGGGGCATTTCATGGGCTTCGGGGCGGGGTTCGCGCTGGGGATGGCTTATGCGGGCGCGGAAATGATGCTGCAAAGAAGCGGCCGCCCCCTGTCGCCGTGGCTGGGAGGGACGGCCGCCGTCATGGTCATGTTCGCCTGGGCTGCGGCCCTACTTGCATGA
- a CDS encoding class I SAM-dependent methyltransferase, translated as MTAWDVAAKASELLARWRGDLLRAARLGPVLDVACGDGRNGLALALADRPGEERSRPAALSGPGEAADAPVSTSPESDARPWFPEVLLVDRSAEAIKELVQSGLPQNAAFRQMDLETPEPPSFGVDAFGVVLVFRYLHRPLIPVLRACLAPGGMLVYETYLEGQEAYGKPRNPDHLLRRGELAAWFGDWEVLELYEGELASPPRVMGRVVCRKPGATHSVR; from the coding sequence ATGACGGCCTGGGACGTGGCCGCGAAGGCCTCGGAGCTCCTGGCGCGCTGGCGCGGCGATCTTCTTCGCGCGGCCCGGCTGGGGCCTGTGCTGGACGTGGCCTGCGGCGACGGGCGAAACGGGCTGGCTCTTGCCCTGGCCGACCGGCCTGGGGAAGAGCGCTCCAGGCCCGCAGCGTTATCCGGGCCGGGCGAAGCTGCGGATGCGCCAGTCAGCACCTCCCCGGAGAGCGATGCCCGGCCGTGGTTCCCCGAGGTGCTCCTGGTGGATCGCTCCGCAGAGGCAATCAAGGAGCTTGTGCAGTCCGGCCTGCCGCAAAACGCCGCCTTCCGGCAGATGGACCTGGAGACGCCAGAACCGCCGTCGTTCGGCGTGGACGCGTTCGGCGTGGTGCTGGTGTTCCGCTACCTGCACCGCCCGTTGATTCCCGTGCTGCGCGCCTGCCTGGCACCCGGCGGCATGCTGGTCTACGAAACATATCTGGAGGGCCAGGAAGCCTACGGCAAGCCGCGCAACCCCGACCATCTGCTCCGCAGGGGCGAGCTGGCTGCCTGGTTCGGCGACTGGGAGGTGCTGGAGCTTTACGAGGGGGAGCTTGCGTCCCCGCCCAGGGTCATGGGCCGGGTGGTCTGCCGCAAGCCGGGCGCAACGCACTCCGTGAGATGA
- a CDS encoding sigma-54-dependent transcriptional regulator, giving the protein MAAHPKKTILVADDDPHIQEVLEVRLASAGYEVILASDGREALDVLARTPVDLVISDIRMPGMDGLQLQAHLEKTAPKLPIIFLTAFGSIQDAVKAIKSGAVDYLTKPFEGRELLDKVSSVLSKAVVAQAKASAHGAHVVPPCGTQDCGMWETRSQRMRELAQMVEKVAPRDVNVLLLGESGTGKERIAQLLHSMSPRRDHPLVIVDCGSTPASLLESELFGHVKGSFTHAVRDKKGLIEEAHKGTLFLDEIGNISMEMQVRLLRFLENRKIRRIGDTREIAVDCRVIAATNADLIQDVAEGTFREDLYYRLRVVTLNVPPLRERKEDIPLLAEHFVASFCKAQGMPLVVLPPATMEFIVNYPWPGNIRELKNAIEAGIVLSQGGELTPTDLQVAPTAVHKGQQSESAMSLDESEKVAIIRALEKANWVQKDAAPLLGVSRRALNYKIQKYEIDIPTRRKK; this is encoded by the coding sequence ATGGCAGCACACCCCAAAAAGACCATCCTCGTAGCCGACGACGACCCGCACATCCAGGAAGTCCTGGAGGTGCGCCTCGCTTCTGCCGGGTACGAGGTCATCCTGGCCTCCGACGGCAGGGAGGCCCTGGACGTCCTGGCGCGCACCCCGGTGGACCTGGTCATCTCGGACATCCGCATGCCGGGCATGGACGGACTCCAGCTCCAGGCGCATCTGGAAAAGACCGCGCCCAAGCTGCCAATCATCTTCCTGACGGCCTTCGGGTCCATCCAGGACGCCGTGAAGGCCATCAAGAGCGGGGCCGTGGATTACCTCACCAAGCCCTTCGAGGGCCGCGAGCTGCTGGATAAGGTCAGCTCCGTGCTCAGCAAGGCCGTGGTGGCCCAGGCCAAGGCGAGCGCCCACGGAGCTCACGTCGTTCCGCCCTGCGGCACGCAAGACTGCGGCATGTGGGAGACGCGCTCCCAGCGCATGCGCGAGCTGGCCCAGATGGTGGAAAAGGTCGCCCCGCGCGACGTGAACGTCCTGCTGCTGGGCGAATCCGGCACCGGCAAGGAGCGCATCGCCCAACTGCTGCACTCCATGAGCCCCCGGCGCGATCATCCGCTGGTCATCGTGGACTGCGGCTCCACCCCGGCAAGCCTCCTGGAGTCGGAACTTTTCGGCCACGTGAAGGGCTCCTTCACCCATGCCGTGCGCGACAAGAAGGGCCTCATCGAGGAGGCTCACAAGGGGACGCTCTTCCTGGACGAGATCGGCAACATCTCCATGGAGATGCAGGTGCGCCTGCTGCGCTTCCTGGAGAACCGCAAGATCCGCCGCATCGGCGACACCCGCGAGATCGCCGTGGATTGCCGCGTGATCGCTGCCACCAACGCCGACCTGATCCAGGACGTGGCCGAGGGAACCTTCCGCGAGGACCTGTACTACCGGCTGCGGGTGGTCACCCTGAACGTGCCGCCGCTTCGCGAACGCAAGGAAGACATCCCGCTTTTGGCCGAGCATTTCGTGGCCAGCTTCTGCAAGGCCCAGGGCATGCCCCTGGTGGTGCTGCCCCCGGCCACAATGGAGTTCATCGTGAACTACCCCTGGCCCGGCAACATCCGCGAGCTGAAAAACGCCATCGAGGCGGGAATCGTGCTCAGCCAGGGCGGGGAGCTGACGCCCACCGACCTCCAGGTGGCCCCCACCGCCGTACACAAGGGGCAGCAGTCCGAGAGCGCCATGTCCCTGGACGAGAGCGAGAAGGTCGCCATCATCCGGGCTCTGGAGAAGGCCAACTGGGTGCAGAAGGACGCGGCGCCGCTCTTGGGGGTCAGCCGCCGGGCGCTCAACTACAAAATCCAGAAGTACGAGATCGACATCCCCACGCGCCGCAAGAAGTAG
- a CDS encoding PH domain-containing protein, with the protein MEPRRVLAENEEILYQSKKHWAVFIKAAVYFGLAAAVLAYKDPILAAVQFTPPEDLKRILPPVITWTVKSVCFTLAVVFGIMGLARLLSFFSNKVLITHKRLIQHDVLSGSLSSLDLARIESVRACTGLLGSLLGYGKLILVMGSGQKITIANLRRPHEFERELFSAK; encoded by the coding sequence ATGGAGCCGCGCCGCGTCCTGGCCGAAAACGAAGAGATCCTCTACCAGAGCAAGAAGCACTGGGCAGTGTTCATCAAGGCAGCCGTCTACTTCGGACTGGCCGCCGCAGTCCTGGCCTACAAGGACCCCATCCTGGCGGCTGTCCAGTTCACGCCTCCTGAAGACCTCAAGCGCATCCTGCCGCCGGTAATCACCTGGACGGTGAAGAGCGTCTGCTTCACCCTGGCCGTGGTGTTCGGGATCATGGGGCTGGCCAGGCTCCTGAGCTTTTTCAGCAACAAGGTGCTCATCACCCACAAGCGCCTCATCCAGCACGACGTGCTCTCCGGGTCGCTCTCTTCGCTCGACCTCGCGCGCATCGAGTCCGTGCGCGCCTGCACCGGCCTTCTTGGGTCGCTCCTGGGCTACGGGAAGCTCATCCTGGTGATGGGCTCCGGCCAGAAGATCACCATCGCCAACCTGCGCCGCCCCCACGAATTCGAGCGTGAACTCTTCTCTGCCAAGTGA